TCGGCAATGTTGTTGAGGCGCTTCTGCCTGATTTCTTCCATCTTTTCCAGATAGAGAAGGTGGTAGTGCTGCTGCAATACGGTGTCGCCCATCGTTTTGTAGCAAAAGGAAAGATGTTTACAGATATCTGCACATTGGGTGAAGGCCTCTTCGTTTCGGGCCACTTGGTAGGCTTTCTCTAAATAGTGGGCTTCCTGCGGGTAGTCTTTCTCTAACTGATAGGTCTTGGCTATATTTTGATAGGTGGAAAGCGTGTCGCGTGATGGCTCCCAACGGGTGTTGATAACTTCCAACTGCTGGTTGAACTGCTGGCGGGCTTCATCGTATTTTTTTTGCTGCAGAAGTTCAATACCGCGGTATTGCAGTCTGACGTATTCCAGGTCGGGCGTGCTATCGGGTATCTCTTCAGAGAAAATAACGTCGTATTTCTTCAGGTCTAACTCGTAGTTTTGATTGGCAAGGTTGAAGAAGGCGGTTGTTAATAGTTCCCAATTTTTCGTTTCCACTGCCTTTTCAATACATTGGTCGAAGGTGTCAGTGGCCTGTTGCGAGAGTGGCAAAGACCCGTAGTGGATGCTGTAGTCGTTCAGCAGGTCGGACAGGTTTACAAGAATAACGGGGAGAAAATCATCGTAGTGATGCTGTTCACACAATTCATAAGCACGGGTGAACGCCTCGTAGGCCTGCGGGTAGTCGGAGTAGTTGTATTGATATACACATCCGCAATTGTTGAGTGCCCTGATGCTTTGCTGAATCTCCTCAGTATTGTTGCTGTGTTTATAGCGCTCGCTTACAATGGTGAAGCAAGCCAGTGCCTTGTTTGCCTTATGTCGTGAGAAATAGGTGCGTCCGCGATCCATCAATTGTTCGGAAGAGAGCTTCGACAGCGTGTCAAAATCCTCGATGGCATTTTGGGCTATTGAGACAGTAAAGCAAAAAGAAAGTATTGTAAAAAATAGATATCTAAGCATGTATTGTCTGTTTTCTTTGGCGTTTTTGCAAAGATACAATAAAAATGGGCGCATGCCTTTTCTGATTACATACTTTTAACACAAGTTAAGTAACGGCTCTCTAAAAAAATAACTACCTTTGCGTGTAATAAGAAATACACTGTCATGAATTTGAAAGAGTTTTTTGGTAAATTTGTTAGTCGCTATCTTTTGTGGAATCTGGCAGCTATGGTTTTCGTTGTGATAGCATTGTGTATTGGCGTGATGATTGGATTGTCAAAGTATACTCATCATGGCGAAAGCGTTGAGGTTCCCGATATGTATGGTCAAGACTTTGATGAAATGGAAGCACGGCTGGCTGAACAGAATCTTTATATAATAGCCAGCGATACGGGTTATAACAAAAAACTGGACGCAGGCGCTATCCTTATGCAGACCCCAGGCGCAGGAAGTAAAGTGAAGGCGGGGCGCACCATCTATGTAACCATCAATTCCACAAACACTCCTTCGGTTGCTATTCCTGATATTATTGATAACAGCAGTTTTCGTGAAGCCCAAGCCCGTCTGACGGCTGTTGGGTTCCTTTTATTGGAACCACAGCGTGTAAGTGGCGAGCGCGATTGGGTGTATGGCGTAAAATTAGGCAGTAGAAATCTGCAGGCTGGCGATATGGTTCCGGTAGAGTCTGCACTGACCCTTGTGATTGGAAGTGGTTCTATGGAGGAAGATAGCAATGATGCTATGCTCGATGTGCCCACTGACAATATGAGCGATGAAATTGACGATTTTGAAGTGGTCGAGTAATGACGAACGATGAAGTAATGAGCCTCATGGAGGACGATGATATAGAAGCATTGGATGCCGAAGCGCAGGAAGATGGTGATGGTCAGCTGTATGAACATTTCCGTCTGGAGGTGGATAAGGGACAGGTACCCTTGCGCATCGATAAATATCTGATGGAGCATATGCAGCATCAGACGCGCAACCGGATTCAGGCTGCAGCTGATGCAGGCTTTATACAGGTTTGCTCGGCTGATGATATGGCAAAAGGTCGTCCGGCCCGCCCGGTGAAGAGTAATTATAAAGTGCGCCCGGGCGATGTGGTTTTTCTGATGCTGGACCGTCCGCATTTCGATACAACCATCGAACCAGAAGATATTCCCCTTGATGTACGCTATGAGGACGACCACTTGATGG
The sequence above is a segment of the Prevotella sp. E9-3 genome. Coding sequences within it:
- a CDS encoding PASTA domain-containing protein, which codes for MNLKEFFGKFVSRYLLWNLAAMVFVVIALCIGVMIGLSKYTHHGESVEVPDMYGQDFDEMEARLAEQNLYIIASDTGYNKKLDAGAILMQTPGAGSKVKAGRTIYVTINSTNTPSVAIPDIIDNSSFREAQARLTAVGFLLLEPQRVSGERDWVYGVKLGSRNLQAGDMVPVESALTLVIGSGSMEEDSNDAMLDVPTDNMSDEIDDFEVVE
- a CDS encoding helix-turn-helix domain-containing protein, translated to MLRYLFFTILSFCFTVSIAQNAIEDFDTLSKLSSEQLMDRGRTYFSRHKANKALACFTIVSERYKHSNNTEEIQQSIRALNNCGCVYQYNYSDYPQAYEAFTRAYELCEQHHYDDFLPVILVNLSDLLNDYSIHYGSLPLSQQATDTFDQCIEKAVETKNWELLTTAFFNLANQNYELDLKKYDVIFSEEIPDSTPDLEYVRLQYRGIELLQQKKYDEARQQFNQQLEVINTRWEPSRDTLSTYQNIAKTYQLEKDYPQEAHYLEKAYQVARNEEAFTQCADICKHLSFCYKTMGDTVLQQHYHLLYLEKMEEIRQKRLNNIAELNYIYELRKEETKAQTLLMTQRIQQYAIITVLVFLIIAILMAFQLWKVNRELQAKNKSLFEKYQQSLRINEKYSHSNLNNDQRETLIARIQEVFSDPNVICQQDFTSSQLAKLIGSNTTYVSQVINETYGMTFSNLLSSRRVRIACQWMEDPARIGSITIEAIASASGFKSRTAFINAFKRETGLTPSDYIRLAASKSR